The following DNA comes from Fibrobacter sp..
AACAGGGATTCAGGCATTGCAGAACGTCATTACAAGGCTTTGGCGGCTGCAATCGGTTTTGACATTGATATTGTAAAACCGCCCAGGATGTTCCGGGCAGGTCTTAGCAGGGCTGGATTTGCTATTTACGACCCCGAGGAACAATATACCTGGACAGTAAAATGCAGCAGGTATAGATACCATTGTTTGGACTTGATTCAAACGCTTGAATCGCAGAAAATCCCATTTACCAAAATCCGGTGGGAATTTCAGCCTCTTAAGAAAATTTTCCTAGAAACTGGCGAAACACTTTTAACCGAATCGAACAAACCGATTCTTTTGGAGGAATAATGGCAGAACAGAATGAAGATTTGGGTTCGACCATCCTTGAACTGGATGAGAAGTCCCTGGCCGAGCTCCGTGAAAACGGCTTCTTGCTAGTTGCGTTCCCTGGTGGAAACGCAAAGTTGGCACTAGCCCAACTTGATAAAGTTTTCATTGCTGAGTATGGAGAAACTGATGTCGATTTGATTGAAGAGCAAATCAATTTAGGAAAAATATGCTTCTGCAAACACAACTCATTTAATCGGTATTTTCCTTTAGGTCATTATAATGCGAAAAGTACGCATACCCCAAGAATTATCGTTTTTAACGGATACGGGAATGGTTCGATAGATGATATACGAATAATGGATAGTTCTTGGAGTTACAACCAAGGCCAAAGACTTGAAGATAAGGGTGAACTGGTTGATCAGACGGTCACTGTCTCTGAGGGCAAGATTTCCGTCAATAACAATGCTAGGGCCTCCGTAACTCTTTCTGATCTAAACGCATTAGAAATAAATGTTCAAGTTGCATCTATGGCTCATGCTGCCAATACTTGCATTGAAATTGATAACAGAAGCAACAATAATCCGGTCACATTAACTGTTAAAAGAGGTGGTGCCGTCCTTCGACATTCAGCGTCTGCTGGTGTTTCTATTGCAGCAGGCAAGTTTGTCCAGGTGACGGTCGTCGGCGATTGTTGGACCATGGCAGAATTTGAGGCTTGATATGATATTGACGCATCACGGCATAAATTCCCTTGGTCGGGGTGAGGAATATCCAGATGAAGCCTATGATTTCGATATGGCCGATATCAAACGAATTTTCCCTGCGGCCGATGAGAATTCGGGTATTACCCTTGGGGCTGTGATTACGCCTACTCGCAATATAGTCGTTGATAGTTATGCCTGGTTTGCGTACCAGCAAGAACGCAATAACTGGAACCCTGCAGTAGGCATCTACGAAACCGACATGAGCATAACGGAGCATTATGCCCAAAATTTGACAAAATTGTGGGGAAGTACTAGCAATGACAGAATTTCCGTCACAAACAACGTCTTTGAGTTGAATGGCAAGCAGTGGGACAAGATTTTGGTAACTCTTCCCCAGGCGGTAACCCTCGAAGCGGGCAAAACTTACACGATTTTCACGCGAAAAAACCGCTATGCACGGGCAGAAGGGGCAGCAGAAGATGTTTACGTGGTCCCGGGCAAGACCCAGTCGGCCTTCATTTACTACGGCTGGAGTATCCCGGACCAGAACTACATCATGGATGGGCCAGGTACAATGCCTGCCGTGTATCTCGAAATTAACAATCAACCATACAATCAATAACCATTCAAAAGAGGTTAAAAATGGAAAAAAAGGTCTTTAAAACAGGTGAAATTATCACCCCAGAGTTCATGAACCAACTCCAGGACGCTATAAAAGAGACCGAGTCTGAAGTTGGCGAACATTATGGTAAATTTGAAGAACTTGTTACAGCTCTTATGCGCGTATTCACCTCCAATTTTGACACCTATTCAGTGTCAAAGGGTGGAGTAACTCTTACTGAAAGTGGCGATGGCATTACATTGACACGTTCTACAGAGGGTGGAACCTATGAATTGTCTATTTCTGAAGAAGGTATATTAATTTCTGCTTCTTACAGGGGCATATCCCGCAATGTCAAATTGTCTTATGACATGTTTAGTCAAATATTATCCACCGCGGGAGGCGTTGAAATTCATGATGCAATAATTGATTTTGTTGCACCTGGCGGAAATACGGTGTTGGCAAGCATTCGTTATTCAGAAGGAAAAATTTCCTTCAGTAAGCCAATATCGATAACAGGAGATATTGAATCATCCGGCTGGGTTAAAGCTTATTATGGAATAGATTTTGGTACTTGGAAAATTGTAAACGGTGGTTATGGCACTCTCGTTATCTCTAAAGTTATTGATGGAAATGCCGTCAACGTCATTACTGTTGGCTATGATGATGCGGGTACTGTGGATGTCAACAGAAAAATAATCGCAAAAAAAGGTATTTCAGGAGTTTTGGTTTCCGGGAAAAGGGTGTTGGAAACAGACAGTAACTTCATTGTAAAAAAAGATGGTGCAAATAGTGATGGAAATGTTACTGCGGAAGGTGGCGTGACCGCTGGACAGGGTAGAATTACCATGAAAGACAACGACGCCGAAAATAGGCCTGCTGGCGTTTGGATGAGCAATGGTCAATCAGGGACTAATAATAAACAGGCTAGTATGGCCCTGGGAACAGACGGTAAATTGCATATTAGTGGAACCAATGGCATTGCCGCCGGGCCAATGTCTGTTGCTGGGAACCTAGATATTTCTGGACATGTACTCCTTGATTACGGTTTTGCCGAAGATTACAAGAGTGTAATTTTGACAACAGGCGATCTAGATATAAGCTCTACCACTTTCAAGAACCGTTATGAAGCGGGTTCAACACTTAAGATTGTTAACGCATCAGATTCATCAATTAGAGTAACCTTAGGTTCTGGGCATACAAGAGATATCGAAGCTTACTCTTTCGCAGATTTCTTTAAATACGGCAATCTTTGGTATAAACAAGACTAATTTTGTCTCACAAAATGTGAAAAATTGTCTCATTCAAAGCGCGCCGTTATATCTGCATTTTTTTTCATTTGTACGATTATTCCAATTTGGATTACAAGAAACTGCTATAAAAGTCTGAAAAGCGACTTTCGCCAATTGTAAACTTAAATTTACTATAGGGAAGGGTATGCGGTCCTGCCGCGGTGAGTTTATATTTGTTCTTATAAAATTCTCACAACGAGAACGGTTTTTGCTGTAACACAGATAATCGCGAGGTTCTATGCTAAAACTCCGCTTCCCCAAACTGGTAGCCCTGGGCACATTTGCCCTGGGCCTTTTCTCCACCGCCTACGCCGAAATCGCTCCCTTGCGTGTTGGCCCCGTGAGCCAGTACGGCATGTTAATGACGGGCATAAACTCGCAAAACGAAGGTCGTGTGTATGGCAGTTGTAATGCTTATTCTAACGCCAGCGGCAACGAGGTTCAGGTAAAGGGCATGAGCCTGTTCTGGAGCAATGAAAAAAGCCAGAACCGCTTTTGGAGAAATGATGTCATTACGGGAATGGTAAGCCAGCAGGGCATCCAGGTAATCCGTGCCGCCATGGCGGTAGACGACCAGGGCTGGGGAAATGGACATTACTTTATTAATGGCAAGACTGAATATTATCAGGACTTGCTGGACGAGACGGTCCAGGCGGCTATTGAGCAAGATATTTACGTGATTATCGACTATCACTCCCACACGGCGGTGGACAATGTAGGTCGTGCCAAGGAATTCTTCAAGATTCAGGCGAAAAAATGGGGCTCTTATCCCAATGTGATTTTTGAAATTTACAATGAACCCATATGCAAGGCGGGTCAGGGCCATGGCAACAGTTCCAATTGCACGATGATTACTTGGCCAGAAATCAAGGCGTACGCCAACGAGGTGATTCCCATTATCCGCCGCTATTCCAACAACCTGATTGTGGTGGGAACTCCCAGTTGGTCTGGAAATCCTGGTGCGGTCGTTGGAAATGCGATTACCGGTTATGATAACATTGCCTATACGTTCCATTACTATGCGGGCAAGGACGATGGCTCTGACGCCCATGATTTTATTTCGATGTCGGCCGACGTGAACAGCGCGCTTGGGGCCGGACTTTCCGTGTTTGTGACAGAATGGGGAACTGTAGGTTATGGCGGCGATGGCGCTCCCAGCATGGCGAACAATCCCCAGTGGCAAACCTGGATGAACTTGAAGAAACTTTCATCGGCTAACTGGAACGCAGGCAGGAATATGACCAAGGATGGGGCCGAAAATAGCGAGTACTTTGCCGACTTCGACGTAGATAACACATCTCCTGCTAACTGGACCTATTCTGCCAGTGGTGAGTGGGTAAATGCCAATGTCTTTAACGGACTTTCTGCTATGACATATTCCCGGTGCGCAAGCTATGTGGACCTGCCCGCTGTTCCGGCTGACGATCCTGATTTTGACGATTCTGGTGATGACTTTGGTGACAATATCTATGAAGACGAGGTTATCAGTCATGATTACGTGATTGTTGATTTTGACATGAATAACTTGGGAGGCGGCAACTATTCCTATGTGTACTCAAGTTTAGATGATCCCAATGGCGATTGGACTTGGTATATTGGCAACGATGGTGAAAAGACCTTCTTTGTAGATGGCTCTAATGCCGGGGGCTTGGTGAAAGTGTTTGCCAATGATGGTGCCGGTTGGGCTGGTTTTGGCATCTACTTGAAAGAAATGAAGGGCTGCGAAGTTTTGTCGTTCAAGTACAAAGGCCTGGCGAATGATTTCTCGTTCAATGCTGGCAGTTCTGTGCTTATACAGGAAAGTCTTATTGGCACAGAATCGTGGATGACTCAGTCAATTTCCTTGGACGGTATTGACCCCGTTGTCCTTGAATCTCCACTGGAGCTCAAATGGCAAGTTTCAGGTTCTCCTAGTGGCGGAGATCTCTACATAGATGACGTGGTGTGCGGAGAACCCTCCAGCAGCTCAAGCGGCGATGAACCTGCAAGTTCCGGTAGCTTCGAAGAATATGCGCTCTCGCCGAACTACGATTATGCCTACGCTGGTAACGGCTGGACTATTGAAAACCCGCAAAATGAAGGGAATATAGCGGCGATCGTTTATGACGACGAAATGGGCGGTGATTTCTGGGGCCTAAAAAATGTGAATACAGAAGAGGAAGGAGGTTATGCCGGTGTAGGTATGAACATTTCTAATTTGAACGGATGCCAGGTCCTATCTTACCAGTATATAGGCGTTGGCCATAACCTGACTTTTGCCAATACTCCCGATGGAGAAGATGTGTTGGCAGAATGGGAAATTCCCAGTAGCAACACTTGGACAACCCATACATTCAATATGTCTTCACTATCCGGAATCAATTTGGAAAGAGAGCTTGATATCAAGTGGCAGGTTCCTGGTGGTGAAAACGGAAACCTCTACGTCAAAGAAATCCAGTGTGTATTGGATGGAGGTTCCAGCAGTTCCAGCGTCGGTGAGGAAAGTAGTTCCAGCGTTGAATTGCCCATAGTGGCAGAACCCACCACCAACACGGAACTGTTCGACGATTTCGAGGACGGCGATTATTACCCGCTTTGGGATGGTATAGGGCAATGGTGGGCCGAGACGGATGTTGTTGGTGGCGGCGGATCTTCGAATGCGGAGCTTTCCTTTGTGAAGGGAAGTGCTTCGGCCAAGGCTCTGCAAATGTCATACTCCCTGGATGTGGGGGATTATCCATGGGGTCCTCCCTATGCAACTATTTCCACCAACGATTTTAACGAGATGAATTTGTCACAGTGCTCGGAAGTCCGCTACGACTACAAGGGCTCAGCCCACAAGTTCCGCTTGAAGGTGAGTTCGACCATGAATGACCTGCTGGACATGGACTGGGGATTCCCCACCTTTGCGGTAACGTCGCCTAGCGAGTCCTGGCAGACCGTGACGATTCCCGTCGCTAGCCTGAGGCAGGAATGGACTGGCTCAAGCGGCAACTGGGTGGATGTAGAAACGGTGCTCCAGTATGCGAATGGTTTTGACTGGAGGGTTGACGGTGAGGATACAGACGACAAATCCAGCGGCACTCTCGCCATCGACAATATCCGCTGCGTGGGCCTTGCCGAAACGCAGTACTACAGGATTACATTCATGAACGGCACCGAGCCCTATGAAGCAAAGGATTGGGCCGCAGGCTCCAATGTACCGGACCCCGAAGGGACACCTGCCAAGGCCCCTGATGCCCAGTTCACTTATACTTTCAGCAATTGGACCTATGGCAACGACGGATATGGTAATCCCACGAGGTATGTGACCGGCACTGCCACCTACGAGGCCGTTTACAACTCCGTTCTAAGGGCCTACACGGTTAGTTTCTTGATGGATGACGGGACTCCTGTTGAAAACGGGGTGCTTGAAGGCGTGGAATATGGAACCCTGGTTTCGTCCATTGTTCCTGCGGAGGACCCCACCAAGGAATCGACTGCCGAATACACCTATGCCTTTACGGGCTGGACTCCCGATATCGCGGATGCCATAGTGACGGGAAACATCGATTACACGGCCGTGTTTAGTGAAAATAAGAACAAGTATGCCGTTACCTTTGTGGACGAAGACGAATCCATTTTGAAGGCTGCGGTTGAGTATGATTACGGCACGTTGCCCGGGGCTATCGATGTGCCCACGGTCGAAGACAAGAATGGCAAGAAATTTGCGGGTTGGGAACCCGGGCTAGCCACGGTTACAAAGGAGGTCACTTACAAGGCGGTCTATACCGACAAGATTGTCGTCACCTGGAAAGATGACGACGGCTCCGTGCTGCGTCAAGATTATGTTGATGATGGCGATATGCCGTACTATGGCGAAGATCCCGCAAAGGATCCCACGGCTGAATACACTTATACCTTCGACAAGTGGACTCCCGCGGTGGTTGCCGCTACGGAGAATGCGACCTATACGGCCTCGTATACAAGCGTGAAGAACAAGTACGACGTGACATTTGTAGCCGAGCATAACCCCGATGCGAACATCACTGTTTCCAAGGAGTACGGAGAAGCGGTCGCATCGTTTGCTCCGCAGGTCGATGGCGCCGTGACCGCCGAATACACCTATGTTTTTGATGGCTGGATGCCGGTCATTACGGACCAGACAGTCATTACGGGCGGAGTCACTTACACGGCCAAGTACAAACAGAACAAGAATCAGTACACTGTGGCCTTCGTGAGCG
Coding sequences within:
- a CDS encoding DUF2313 domain-containing protein, which encodes MVENPFESPHYRALTQLYPLQMDAEEYAVAKELDRALESADAVYREIFPGSAITTLDRWENLYELGHSGSLDVRRQALLEVINRDSGIAERHYKALAAAIGFDIDIVKPPRMFRAGLSRAGFAIYDPEEQYTWTVKCSRYRYHCLDLIQTLESQKIPFTKIRWEFQPLKKIFLETGETLLTESNKPILLEE
- a CDS encoding CIA30 family protein, whose amino-acid sequence is MLKLRFPKLVALGTFALGLFSTAYAEIAPLRVGPVSQYGMLMTGINSQNEGRVYGSCNAYSNASGNEVQVKGMSLFWSNEKSQNRFWRNDVITGMVSQQGIQVIRAAMAVDDQGWGNGHYFINGKTEYYQDLLDETVQAAIEQDIYVIIDYHSHTAVDNVGRAKEFFKIQAKKWGSYPNVIFEIYNEPICKAGQGHGNSSNCTMITWPEIKAYANEVIPIIRRYSNNLIVVGTPSWSGNPGAVVGNAITGYDNIAYTFHYYAGKDDGSDAHDFISMSADVNSALGAGLSVFVTEWGTVGYGGDGAPSMANNPQWQTWMNLKKLSSANWNAGRNMTKDGAENSEYFADFDVDNTSPANWTYSASGEWVNANVFNGLSAMTYSRCASYVDLPAVPADDPDFDDSGDDFGDNIYEDEVISHDYVIVDFDMNNLGGGNYSYVYSSLDDPNGDWTWYIGNDGEKTFFVDGSNAGGLVKVFANDGAGWAGFGIYLKEMKGCEVLSFKYKGLANDFSFNAGSSVLIQESLIGTESWMTQSISLDGIDPVVLESPLELKWQVSGSPSGGDLYIDDVVCGEPSSSSSGDEPASSGSFEEYALSPNYDYAYAGNGWTIENPQNEGNIAAIVYDDEMGGDFWGLKNVNTEEEGGYAGVGMNISNLNGCQVLSYQYIGVGHNLTFANTPDGEDVLAEWEIPSSNTWTTHTFNMSSLSGINLERELDIKWQVPGGENGNLYVKEIQCVLDGGSSSSSVGEESSSSVELPIVAEPTTNTELFDDFEDGDYYPLWDGIGQWWAETDVVGGGGSSNAELSFVKGSASAKALQMSYSLDVGDYPWGPPYATISTNDFNEMNLSQCSEVRYDYKGSAHKFRLKVSSTMNDLLDMDWGFPTFAVTSPSESWQTVTIPVASLRQEWTGSSGNWVDVETVLQYANGFDWRVDGEDTDDKSSGTLAIDNIRCVGLAETQYYRITFMNGTEPYEAKDWAAGSNVPDPEGTPAKAPDAQFTYTFSNWTYGNDGYGNPTRYVTGTATYEAVYNSVLRAYTVSFLMDDGTPVENGVLEGVEYGTLVSSIVPAEDPTKESTAEYTYAFTGWTPDIADAIVTGNIDYTAVFSENKNKYAVTFVDEDESILKAAVEYDYGTLPGAIDVPTVEDKNGKKFAGWEPGLATVTKEVTYKAVYTDKIVVTWKDDDGSVLRQDYVDDGDMPYYGEDPAKDPTAEYTYTFDKWTPAVVAATENATYTASYTSVKNKYDVTFVAEHNPDANITVSKEYGEAVASFAPQVDGAVTAEYTYVFDGWMPVITDQTVITGGVTYTAKYKQNKNQYTVAFVSDDGSTPLSSVTRDYGTEIVSMFPSPDPTKEPTDAKTYEFDRWVIKVSDTEDTELAEGAVLVSDMKLKAVFKEFPRKYGITFLNEDNSVYKAQVMYEYGTLASEILPEENPTKDSDDKFSYTFANWDPQVTDVTGEAVYRPVFTSTALVPEYSSSSAEGPESSSSEEPIESSSSETPVVSSSSEDPEVSSSSEGPVVSSSSETPVASSSSEKPASSSSTEIAANSSSSTSAPLSSSDASSSSSSADKPKSSASEDDRSSSSKGNDYAKSSSSGKTDGLYPTVGSVNMVFAHNELTVTVPKASEVKVHVFDIQGHLQEHYLGYSAGDHVVSLRHLNKGVYIVRVASGSAVKTQRIMIK